CGGCCCGGAACACCTCCTCGGTGCGCCGCTGGATCCACGCCGCGCCGTCCGCGATGTCGCCGTCCCGCGGCGTGATGCCGACCTCGGTGAACAGCAACGCCATGGTCGTGGCCACGTTCGACCCGACCATCGCGTGCCGCGTCTCCAGCGACAGCGTGCCGCCCAGCTTCTCGGCGAACTCGTAGAGCGGGATGTCCCACAGCTTCTCCGAGTCCAGCAGCGTGCCGTCCATGTCCCACAGCACGGCCTCGACCGTCATGCGCACCTTCCCCCAGTGATCACGCGTTGAACGATTGGGTGAATCGGCCCCGAACGTGTTGGTCTCCACCGTGTCCGCGCCGGCTGCCGGTAGTCGCGGGGGTGCACCTGGGGCACGACATCGGGCCTGGTCACGTTGAGGGTCGGCCGGCACGCCCCGAAAAGGGGGCGTGACACGATCCGACATGCGCCAAGCCTACGGCGTCGGGTCTGCGGCAGTGGTCGTAGTCTGACGCCGTGACCGATCCGGACGAGGCCGCCCAGACCCCCTTCGACCCCAGCAAACCGCTCACCAATCCGATCATGGTGGCGGCGTTCGAGGGGTGGAACGATGCTGGCGACGCCGCCAGCACGGCGATCGAGCACCTGCAACTCACGTGGGACGCGACGCCCTTGGCGGAGATCGATCCGGATGACTACTACGACTTCCAGGTGACTCGGCCCACAGTCCGACTGGTGGACGGCATCACCCGACGGGTTGAATTCCCGACCACCAGGCTGTCGGTCTGCCGGCCGCCCGGGTCGTCCACCGACGTGGTGCTGGTGCACGGGATAGAGCCGAACATGCGGTGGCGGAAGTTCGCCGCCGAACTGCTGGGGCACATCGAGGACCTGGGCGTGACCACCGTGGTCACGTTGGGTGCGCTGCTGATGGACACGCCGCACACGCGGCCGGTGCCCGTGACGGGGACGGCGTACGACGCGGCGGCGGCGGCGAAGTTCGGGCTGGAGCGGTCCCGGTACGAGGGGCCCACGGGGATCGTGGGTGTCTTCCAGGACCTGTGCGTGCAGGCGGGGGTGCCGGCGATCTCGTTCTGGGCCGCCGTGCCGCACTACGTGTCCCAGCCTCCGTCGCCGAAGGCCACGCTGGCCCTGCTGCACCGGGTGGAAGAGGTGCTGGACGTCGAGGTGCCGCTCGGTGCGCTGCCGGAGCAGGCGGAGGAGTGGGAGCGCACGGTCAGCGAGATGGCCGATGAGGATGAGGACGTGCGCAACTACGTGCGGGCGCTGGAGGAGCGCGGGGACGCGGAGATCCAGATCACCGAGGCCAGTGGTGACGCCATCGCGGCCGAGTTCGAGCGGTACTTGCGGCGACGTGGGCGCGGGCCGGGGCGCGGGCCGACCGGTATGTGAACCGACGCCAGCCGGTCGAACGCCAGCCGGTCGAACGCAGGCCGGTCGAACGCAGGCCGGTCGAACGCCAGGCGAACGACCATCAAGCCATCGAGCATCGGCGAACGGTGGGTGGTCGCCTCCGACCGGTGGCCCGGAACCGGCCGCGCGGCGAGCCGCGATCGCTTCGCAGGGGTCCTCGCCAAGGGGACCCCTGCTTTAACCCTGCCAGAAGGGGCCGACAATTCCGGTGGTGGAAGCGGCTCCTGTGGACAAGTCCCGGTCTCGGGTTCGACTCGCGGCGCTGTACGCGGGTGGGTTCTTGGGGCCGTTCGGTGGCGCGATGACGTCGTCGGTGCTGCCCGAGGTGGGTTCCAGCTACGGCATCTCCGCCGGCTCGGCCGCCGCCACGTTGACCGGCTACATGGTGCCGTTCGCGCTGCTCATGCTGGTCTCCGGCACCCTCGGCGAACGCTGGGGCGCCCGGCGGACCATTCGGATCGCCTACGCCGTCTACGTGGTCGCCTCGGTGTTGTGCGCGGTGG
This is a stretch of genomic DNA from Saccharothrix ecbatanensis. It encodes these proteins:
- a CDS encoding PAC2 family protein yields the protein MTDPDEAAQTPFDPSKPLTNPIMVAAFEGWNDAGDAASTAIEHLQLTWDATPLAEIDPDDYYDFQVTRPTVRLVDGITRRVEFPTTRLSVCRPPGSSTDVVLVHGIEPNMRWRKFAAELLGHIEDLGVTTVVTLGALLMDTPHTRPVPVTGTAYDAAAAAKFGLERSRYEGPTGIVGVFQDLCVQAGVPAISFWAAVPHYVSQPPSPKATLALLHRVEEVLDVEVPLGALPEQAEEWERTVSEMADEDEDVRNYVRALEERGDAEIQITEASGDAIAAEFERYLRRRGRGPGRGPTGM